The Thermoplasmata archaeon genomic sequence TTCCGGATGCCCCTCGTCCCGGCGTTGCCCATCGTGGCGGTCGCGGGGAACCTCGCCGTCGGGGCGTTGCTGGTGAACTATCCCGCCACCGGGGGATCCTTAGTGCCATTGCCCACGGGGACCGTGGCCACGTACGTCGGTGGCGCTTGGATGGCCCTCGGGCTGGTCTACTACTTCGCGTCGGGCGGTCGGCGGCGCCTCCGGAGTCCTCCGGCACCCTCCCACTCCGACGTGACCACGGTCCTGACCACCACGGAGGACCGCGTGGAGCTCGAGCGGTACCGCGTCTTCCTGCCGCTCCGGGAGTTCGGGGACACGGAGCTCGTGGCGTTCGGGGCCCGAGTGGCCCGCGCCAGGAAGGGGGAGCTGAGCCTGCTCAACGTGGTCGAAATCCCCCGCAACCTCCCTCCGAAGGCGATCCGGTTCCGCTACGTCGACGATCGGATCCGCGGGCTCCAGCATCTGGCAAGGATCGGCACCGGGCTCGAGGTGGACACGCGGCCCGTGGTCAAGATCGGCTACAAGGTGTACGAGACCATCCTGGACACGATCCGGGAGGAGGCCGTGAACCTCCTGGTCATGGGCTGGCGCGGGGAACGCCCCGAGGGGGACCGGCGTATCCTGGGGAGCAACATCGACTACTTGATCGAGAACGCGCCCTGCGACGTCGTCGTCTTCAAGACCAAGGGGATGCAGCACCCGCTAAAGCGGATCGTGGTCCTCACCTCCCCGATCTGGAGCCTTGCGGGCGTGGGGGACCTCGCCCTGATCCTCGCCCAGGAAGATCGCGCCACGATCGACGTGGTCAGCTTGGCCGGCGAGCCCTCCGACGCGGACCGGATCAAGGCGGAGGCCAGGCCGTTCCTGGACGAGTGCCACCGCCTGGGGGTCCCCGTGGACCACCGCATCCTGTACACCCACGCGTGGGAGCCCGTCGCGATCCAGGAGTCCACCGGAGCGTCCCTCCTGGCGATTCAAGCTTCCTCCCCCAGCGGGCTTCGTCGCTTCCCGTTGAGCCCGGTGGAGGACCGGATCGTCAAGCTTGCGACGTGTCCCGTGCTCATCCTCCGCCCGGCGACGGCGGCGAGCGGGAGCTAAGGGCCAGCCTGCATCCCCCACGACGACGGTCCCGCGGTTTTATTAGAAGGGGAAGATTGCCGTCCGCATGGCCTTTGGCGAACCCGAACGATCCCCGCCCCCCTTTCCGCGATTCGCGATGCGATGGAGGCTCGCCTTCGCCGTGGCCATCGTGTTGATGGTCGCGGGCCTCGCGTTATCCTACCAGTCGCAACAGGCCACCTCGATCATCCTCGCGACGACCACGAGCACCCGGGACACGGGTCTCCTGGACTACCTGGACCCACTCTTCGCCGCGGACACGGGGATCCAGGTGCAGTACGTCGCGGTCGGGACGGGACAGGCCCTCGACATGGCCGCGCGCGGAGACGCGGACGTCGCCATGGTCCACGCGCCCTCCCTGGAACTCCCCTTCATGGCCCACGGCAACGGACTCTGCCGAAGCGCGGTCATGTACAACCGGTTCATGATCGTAGGCCCCGCCTCGGACCCCGCCGGGATCTCCGGGCTCACGAACGCCACGACCGCGTTCCGGAAGATCTGGCAGACGAACTCCACGTTCATCTCCCGCGGCGACAATTCGGGCACGAACGTGAAGGAGCTCGCCATCTGGGCGCGCGTCGGCTACACGCCGACCGCCGCGGACGACTCGTGGTACCTGGACACGGGCCAGGGGATGGCGGCAACGCTCACGGTCGCCTCGGAGAAGTCCGCGTACACGCTCACGGACGACGGGACCTTCTACGCGCTCCAGGGCTCGTTGAAACTCCAGATCCTCGTGGCGGGCGATCCGTTCCTCTTCAACCAGTACCACATCATCGTGGTGAGTCCGTCCCTGCACCCCAACGTCAAGGTGAACCCCGCCCTGGAGTACGCGCATTGGCTCGTGTCCCCCCGCGGCCAGGCCCTGATCGGGGCGTACGAGATCGGGGGACATCGTCTCTTCACGCCGGACTACAACCCGGCCGACAGCGGGGTGTGCTGACGGACTGGAACGCGTTGGCGCAGATCGTCGTCCTGAGCCTGCTCGTCGCGGGGACGTCCACCCTGATCGGGAGCGTGCTCGGCATCCCCTTGGGCGCGCTCATCGCCCTCAAGAAGTTCCGGGGGCGCAACTTCGTGCGGACGCTCGCCTTCACGTTCTACGGCTTCCCTCCCGTGCTCGCGGGGCTCCTCGTCTACCTCCTCCTGTCCCGCTCAGGCCCGCTGGGCTTCCTCGGGTGGCTCTTCACGCCCATCGGGATGGTCCTGGCGCAGGCGGTCCTCGTGGCGCCCATCGTGACGGGCGTCACGATCTCCGCGGTTCAGGTCGTCGAGAAGCGACTCCATGAGACCGCCCTCACCCTCGGTGCGGACGAGCGCCAGTGGCGGTCCACCGCAATCCATGAAGCCCGGCTCGGGGTGCTCACGGCGGTCATGGTCGGCTTCGGGCGCGCGATCTCGGAGGTCGGCGCCGTGCTGATCGTCGGCGGCAACATCGCAGGACAGACGCGCGTGCTGACCACGGCGATCGTCCTGGATACCTCGGAGGCGAACTACTTCGAGGCGACCGTCCTCGGAATCATCCTATTCGTCCTGGCGTTCGCGGTCTTCGCGGCCCTCCAGCGGCTCGAGTCGGAGGGCATCGTGTGACCGTCCCGCTCGCCCTTTCGGGCATCCGCAAAGCGTTCGGAGGGAAGACGGTCCTCCGCGGCCTGGACGTGGCCATCGAGGCGGGCGAGATCTTTGGGGTCCTGGGGCCTAGCGGCGCGGGCAAGACGACCGTCCTCCGCCTCCTTGATCTCCTGGAGACTCCGGACGCGGGTGACGTCCTGTTCGAGGGCCGCGCCCTGCGTCCCGGGACGCGGGAGGCGCTTGCCCAGCGCCGGCGCATGTGCCTCATCGCGCAGAACCCCACCGTGTTCCGGGCGACGGTCTTCGAGAATGTGGCGTACGGGCTCTGGCTGCGGGGCGTCCCCGAGGAGGACATCCGCGGTCGAGTGTTCGCGGCCTTGGACTTCGTCGGGCTCTTGGACCGCTCGGGCGAGCTCGCGGGCCGGCTCAGCGGCGGGGAACAGCAGCGCGTCGCATTCGCGAGGGCGACCGTCCTCCGACCCGAGGTCCTCCTCCTCGACGAGTTCACGTCGAACCTGGATCCGGCGAACGTCCGCCTGCTCGAGTCGGCGACCCGGAGATACCGCGCGGAAACGGGCTGCACGGTCGTCATCGTGACGCACAACCTGTTCCAGGCCAAGCGCCTCGCGGAGCGCGTCGGGCTGCTCCTGGACGGTGCGTTCGTCGAGGTAGGCCCCACCCACGCGGTGTTCGAGAATCCGTCCCGTCGCGAAACGCAGGCCTTCCTGAGCGGCGAGATGGCCTACTGAGGATCACACGAGTGTGACGTCGATCGCCTCGACGCTGCCGACCCCAGGGATCGCGGCCATCGCGTGCTCGAGTCGCTCCGCCGCTCCCGAGGCGTCGTCGACCACGGCGAGGGTGAGGATGGCTCGGAGCCCGAACGCTACGTCTTTCACCTGCATCCCTTTCATGGCAGGCCCCAGCGTCTTGCGGATCCCCTCGCGGATGGCGTCGATGTCCGTGGACACGTCCTCAGGCATGACCCGATAGGTGATCGCGACGGATCCCATGGAACCCCTCACGGCCCGATGAAGCTGCACGTGGGGCAGTGGTACGCCACGGACTGGTCGCGGCAGCGTGTGCATCGGCCGATCTTGGCTTGGCCGCAGCTCGGGCAGGGGAACGTCGTCGTGCCTTTCCCGAGCAGCACCGCGCCGCAGGAGGTGCAGCGGCTCTCCTCAGGGCTCACGTCGCCTCGGAACGGACGGGGTCTATAAAACGTTGTGGTGCTGCACTTCTCATGGCTATTTCCATTCCAGACGTCCGATAATAATCGGCAGGTGCCGCGGGACGGCCGGGCGGGCCGCGATCGTGGCCCCCTGCCCGTCTCTTCCGCGCCGTAAAGTTTAACTACACCTGCGGTTTTGGCAACGGTCCGCATGTCGCCGCCGCCAGCCCGAGGGCCCGTAGCTCAGCTAGGTAGGATGGCGATCCCACCGTCCCTAGAAAGAGCATCCGGCTTTTAACCGCTTTTCGTCAAGGAAAGCGGAGAGAGACCGGGTGGTCCGGGGTTCGAACGGGCCCTGCGGCCCGCGCCGGGTCCCCGAAAATCCCCGCGGGCCCGTAGGGCTCCCGGGCGCGTGACATGCCAGGTCGAATGAGGTCGCCCAGGGAGGAACCCCGTTGAGGTTCAATGTGCTGGAGCACCAGCTGGTACCAGAGCACCGCCTCGTGCCGGAGGACCAGGCGGAAGCCGTTTTGCAGAGCCTCCGGATCACGAAGGACCAGCTCCCCAAGATCCACCGGAGCGATCCCGTGATCCAGGTCCTCGAGCGCATCGAGGGCCCCATCGAGGAGGGGCGGATCATCAAGGTCACCCGCGTGAGCGGGACCGCCGGAGTGTCCGAAGCCTATCGTTTGGTCATCGGGAGGTAGAGCATGAGAGAACTCATTGACGCGTTCTTCCGAGAGCGCTCCATCGTGAACCACCACATCGCATCGTTCGACGACTTTCTCCCGACGATCGACAACCCCAACTCGAGGATGCAGCGGATCGTGGACAACCTGCGGTCCTCCCCGGAGGACGACCGCCGCGGCATCATCAAGCTCGACGAGGATCGCACCGAGGGCGACGTGATCGAGATCCGGATCGGCCGCAAGCGGGACGAGCGCGGACGGATCGACCTCGAGGCGAAGCCGACGATCACCCTGGGCCTGCCCGTGGTCAAGGAGGCCAACGGGGCGACGCACCCCCTGACCCCCATGGAGGCGCGCCTGCGGAACTTGAACTACACGGCGCCCATCTACCT encodes the following:
- a CDS encoding DNA-directed RNA polymerase subunit H, which produces MRFNVLEHQLVPEHRLVPEDQAEAVLQSLRITKDQLPKIHRSDPVIQVLERIEGPIEEGRIIKVTRVSGTAGVSEAYRLVIGR
- a CDS encoding phosphate ABC transporter ATP-binding protein; the encoded protein is MTVPLALSGIRKAFGGKTVLRGLDVAIEAGEIFGVLGPSGAGKTTVLRLLDLLETPDAGDVLFEGRALRPGTREALAQRRRMCLIAQNPTVFRATVFENVAYGLWLRGVPEEDIRGRVFAALDFVGLLDRSGELAGRLSGGEQQRVAFARATVLRPEVLLLDEFTSNLDPANVRLLESATRRYRAETGCTVVIVTHNLFQAKRLAERVGLLLDGAFVEVGPTHAVFENPSRRETQAFLSGEMAY
- a CDS encoding substrate-binding domain-containing protein, with protein sequence MAIVLMVAGLALSYQSQQATSIILATTTSTRDTGLLDYLDPLFAADTGIQVQYVAVGTGQALDMAARGDADVAMVHAPSLELPFMAHGNGLCRSAVMYNRFMIVGPASDPAGISGLTNATTAFRKIWQTNSTFISRGDNSGTNVKELAIWARVGYTPTAADDSWYLDTGQGMAATLTVASEKSAYTLTDDGTFYALQGSLKLQILVAGDPFLFNQYHIIVVSPSLHPNVKVNPALEYAHWLVSPRGQALIGAYEIGGHRLFTPDYNPADSGVC
- a CDS encoding ABC transporter permease, yielding MLTDWNALAQIVVLSLLVAGTSTLIGSVLGIPLGALIALKKFRGRNFVRTLAFTFYGFPPVLAGLLVYLLLSRSGPLGFLGWLFTPIGMVLAQAVLVAPIVTGVTISAVQVVEKRLHETALTLGADERQWRSTAIHEARLGVLTAVMVGFGRAISEVGAVLIVGGNIAGQTRVLTTAIVLDTSEANYFEATVLGIILFVLAFAVFAALQRLESEGIV
- a CDS encoding zinc finger domain-containing protein, yielding MSPEESRCTSCGAVLLGKGTTTFPCPSCGQAKIGRCTRCRDQSVAYHCPTCSFIGP
- a CDS encoding elongation factor 1-beta, encoding MGSVAITYRVMPEDVSTDIDAIREGIRKTLGPAMKGMQVKDVAFGLRAILTLAVVDDASGAAERLEHAMAAIPGVGSVEAIDVTLV